The DNA region CGAGGTACTCGAGGTGCTCGTCCTTCGGGCTCGTGAACGGGTGGTGCGCCGCGACGTAGCGCGCATCTTCGTCGTCGTATTCGAACATCGGGAAATCGACGACCCACAGCGGCTTCCAGCCGGCCTGGACGAGGCCGTTCGCCTTGCCGAATTCCGAATGACCGATCTTCAGGCGCAGCGCGCCGAGGCTGTCGTTGACGACCTTCGCGCGGTCGGCCGCGAAGAAGATGATGTCGCCGTCTTCAGCACCGGTGCGCTCGAGGATCGCCGCGATCGATGCGTCGTGCAGGTTCTTGACGATCGGGCTCTGCAGGCCGTCGCGGCCCTTCGCCTTCTCGTTGACCTTGATCCACGCGAGGCCCTTCGCGCCGTAGATGCGCACGAATTCCGTGTAGCCGTCGATGTCGCCACGCGACAGCTCGCCACCCTTCGGCACGCGCAGCGCCGCGACACGGCCGTCCTTCGCGTTGGCCGGCGTGCTGAACACCTTGAAGTCGACGTCCTTCATCGCGTCGGTCAGCTCGGTGAATTCGAGCTGCACGCGCAGGTCCGGCTTGTCCGAACCGAAACGCGCCATCGCTTCCGAGTACGGCATCACCGGGAATGTCGCGTCGAGTTCGACGTCGATCGTCGTCTTGAAGATGTGACGGATCATGTCTTCGAAGAGATCACGGATTTCCTGCTCGCCGAGGAACGACGTCTCGCAGTCGATCTGCGTGAATTCCGGCTGGCGGTCGGCGCGGAGATCCTCATCGCGGAAGCACTTGGTGATCTGGTAGTAACGGTCGAAGTTCGCGACCATCAGCAGCTGCTTGAACAGCTGCGGCGACTGCGGCAGCGCGAAGAACTGGCCCGCGTTCACGCGCGACGGCACCAGGTAGTCGCGCGCGCCTTCCGGCGTGCTCTTCGTCAGCATCGGCGTTTCGATGTCGATGAAGCCCTGCTCGTCGAGGTACTTGCGCGCTTCGATCGCGACGCGGTAGCGCAGGCGCAGGTTGTGCTGCATCTGCGGACGGCGCAGGTCGAGCACGCGGTGCGTGAGGCGCGTCGTTTCCGACAGGTTGTCGTCGTCGAGCTGGAACGGCGGCGTGACCGACGCATTCAGCACGTTCAGTTCGTGACACAGCACTTCGATCTTGCCGCTCTTCAGGCCGGCGTTGACCGTGCCTTCCGGACGGTTGCGCACGAGACCCTTGATCTGCACGCAGAACTCGTTGCGCACGCCTTCGGCGGTCGCGAACATTTCCGCGCGATCCGGGTCGCACACCACCTGCACGAGGCCTTCACGATCGCGCAGGTCGATGAAGATCACACCGCCGTGATCGCGGCGGCGCTGCACCCAGCCGCACAGCGACACGGTTTGGCCCAGCAGGTGTTCGGTCACGAGACCGCAGTATTCAGTACGCATCGACATGATGTTTGCTTTCGTTCGGTTTGATCAACGGGTGCCGCAACGCGCGGCCCGGGCGATGATTCTTTACTTACAGCGGCGGCTCGACGGGGCGGCGGGCGGGCACCGGAGCCGGCGCCGAAGGCGCCACGACGCCCATCGAGACGATGTACTTGAGCGCGGCATCGACCGACATGTCGAGTTCGATGACTTCGCTCTTCGGGAGCATCAGGAAGAAGCCCGACGTCGGGTTCGGTGTCGTGGGCACGTACACGCTCACGTACTCTTCCGTCAGATGGTTGACCACGTCGCCGCCGGGCGCGCCGGTCAGAAACGCGATCGTATACGAGCCGCGACGCGGGTATTCGATCAGCAGCGCCTTGCGGAACGCGTTGCCGCTGCTCGACAGCAGCGTGTCCGACACCTGCTTGACGCTCGTGTAGATCGGCCCGACGACCGGGATGTGACGCACGACCGCGTTCCACCACGTGACGAGCTTCTGGCCGATGAAGTTCTGCGTCGCCAGCCCGACGACGAAGATGAACGCGAGCGTCAGCACCGCGCCGAGCCCCGGCAGGCGGAAGCCGAGCGCCCGCTCCGGCTGCCACGATTCGGGCAGCAGCAGCAGCGTCTGGTCCATCGTGCCGATGATGAGACCGAGCACCCACAGCGTGATCGCGAGCGGGACGAGAACCAGCAGGCCGGTCAGAAACACCGATTTCAGGGTCGTCTTTTTCATCATCTGCCGTCAATGAACCGCGCCGGAAGCGCGGTGTGGACGCGGCCCGGACGGGCCGCGACTGTCAACTGCCGGCGGCGGGCGCCGCAGCCGGGGCCGGCGCGGCGCTCGTCGTCGTACTTTCGGAACTCGTGGCGGCGGCCGCCGGCGCAGCGGTGGCGGGTGCCGCAGCCCCCGCTTCGCCCGTCGCCGTCGCCGGCGCGCTGGTGCCGCCCGAGCCACCGCGGAAATCGGTGACATACCAGCCGGAGCCCTTCAGCTGGAAGCCGGCGGCGGTGACCTGCTTGCGAAAAGCATCCTTCCCGCATTCGGGGCACTGCGACAGCGGCGCGTCGCTCATCTTCTGGAGCATGTCCTTCGCGAAACCGCACGCTTCGCATCGATAGGCGTAGATCGGCATGATATTTTTCCCGCGGAAACTGGAAACGGCTTGCAAAACCTTGAATTATATCCGAAACCCCGGCGCGCTCCGGCAACGGCCGCGACGCGCCGGGCTTCAGCGACGGCGCCACGTGAGCCAGCGCTCGTGTCCTTCGAACACGGCCAGCGAATCGGTCACGGGCAGATCGTCGATCAGCTCGAAGTGCGGCGCGAGCAGCGCATCGAGTTCGGCGCGCTCGATGCCGAACGGCGGGCCCTTCGGTTTCTTCGTCACGAAGAAATAACCGGCCAGCAACGCGCCGGCGGGCAGCAGTTCGGCCATCCGCGCCGCATAGCCGGCGCGCAGGCTCGGCGGCAGCGCGCACAGGAACGCGCGCTCGTACACCCACTGCACGTCGAACGGCGGCCGATACATGAAGAAATCGGCCTGCTCGACGACGTCCGCATGCGCACCGAGCTGCGCCTTCGCGGCCGCCACCGCCTGCGCGGCGAAATCGATCGCGCGCACGGGCCAGCCGGCCTGCGCGAGCCAGCCGGCCTCCTGCGCACTGCCGCAGCCGGGAATCAGCACCGCGCACGGCCCGAGCCGCTGCGCAAACGCGCGAAACCCTTCCGGCACGCCGCCGAATTCCCACGGCGTCACGCCGCGCGCGAAACGCTCGTCCCAGAACGATGCGTCGCCGGGGTCGCGCGTCGCGAAATCGGCGGCGCCCGGCGTGGACGGTTGCTTCGGTTCGGACATCGCGCGGCTCCTGTCGGTCACGCGCCGTACGCGAGCGCGAGCAGCACGCGCGCGACGAGCGCCCCGACGCCGACGGCAAGACCGAAGATCAGCAATGCCTGCAGCAACCGGTTGGTCCGTTTCTGCTCGATGAGGACCTGACGCATCAGGTCTTCGCTCGCCGCACGCGGCGCATCGTGGCGCGCCGCCATCGCGTGATGGATCAGGCGCGGCAGTTGCGGCAGCGTCTTGCTCCACTGCGGCGCCTCGACCTTGAAGCGCTCGTACCAGCCGCGCAGGCCGATCTGCTCGGTCATCCAGCGCTCGAGATACGGCTTCGCGGTCTTCCACAGGTCGAGTTCGGGATCGAGCGAGCGGCCGAGCCCCTCGACGTTCAGCATCGTCTTCTGCAACAGCACGAGCTGCGGCTGGATCTCGACGTTGAAGCGGCGCGACGTCGAGAACAGGCGCATCAGCACCTGGCCGAGCGAGATGTCTTTCAGCGCGCGGTCGAAATACGGCTCGCACACCGCACGGATCGCGCTTTCGAGTTCCTCGACGCGCGTCTCGGGCGGCACCCAGCCCGATTCGAGGTGCAGCGTCGCGACGCGGTGGTAATCGCGCTTGAAGAACGCGAGGAAGTTCTGCGCGAGGTAGTTCTTGTCGAAATCCGACAACGCGCCGACGATCCCGAAATCGAGCGCGATATAGCGGCCGAAGGTCTTCGGGTCGAGACTCACCTGGATGTTGCCCGGGTGCATGTCAGCATGGAAGAAACCGTCGCGAAACACCTGCGTGAAGAAGATCTCGACGCCTTCGCGCGCGAGCTTCTTGATGTCGACGCCCGCGGTGCGCAGCGTCTCGACCTGGCTGATCGGCACGCCGGTCATGCGCTCCATCACGAGGACCTGCGACGTCGAGAAATCCCAGAACATCTCGGGCACGAGCAGCAGGTCGAGGCCCGCGAAGTTGCGGCGCAGCTGGCTGCCGTTCGCGGCCTCGCGCATCAGGTCGAGCTCGTCGTGCAGGTACTTGTCGAATTCGGCGACGACTTCGCGCGGCTTCAGGCGCCGGCCGTCGGCCCACATGCGCTCGGTCCACGTCGCGATGTCGCGCATCAGCGCGAGGTCGGAATCGATCACCGGCAGCATGTTCGGGCGCAGCACCTTGACCGCGACGGCCTTGCCCGCGTGCACGCCCTGCTTCAACTTCCCGAAATGCACCTGCGCGATCGACGCGCTCGCGATCGGCTCGCGCTCGAATTCGTCGAACAGCTCGTCGACCGGCGCGCCGAGCGACTTCTCGATGATCGCTATCGCGACAGCCGAATCGAACGGCGGCACCTGGTCCTGCAGCTTCGCGAGTTCGTTCGCGAAATCGACCGACAGCAGGTCGCGGCGCGTCGACAGCACCTGGCCGAACTTCACGAAGATCGGGCCGAGGCTCTCGAGCGCGTGACGCAGCCGCACGGCGGGCGGATCGGAATAGCGGCGGCCGATCGTCGTGATCCGCAGCAGCAGCTTCACGCGTCGGTCGTCGATCCGGGACAGCATCACCTCGTCGAGGCCGAAGCGGATGACGGTGTAGACAATCTTGATGAAACGGAAAATGCGCATGCCCTGCGGCCCTCAGTGCGCGCCGCGCGGGCCGGAACCCGTGCGCGCGCCGATTTTTTGTTCGAGTCGCTCGATCCGTTTTTCGACCCGCGCGAGCGCATCGCGCGCACGCGCCAGTTCGGCGTCGAAGCCGCCGAGCACCGTGCGCCGAACGACTTGCGGGTTCTCGTCGAGCCAGTACTCGGCGACGGAATCGAGCACGTTGCGGCCGGTGCGGCGCGCGCGTGCGCCGGCGTCGCGCACGACCGTCGCGATCCGGTGCGCCGCCGCGTCGCCGACCAGCTTCGCGAGATCTTCTTCAGGTTCCCAGCGCAGGTGCTCGGCCAGCTTCGCGATCTGCGTCGCGAACTCCGCGTCGCCCTCGATCTTCACGTGCTTCATCACGGCCGGCTGGCCGCCTTGCAGGAACGCGGCGACCGCGTCGCCCGCGAGCGCGATCGACACGTCGACGTGTTGCGCATCGTGCGCGTCCACCGCGGATAGATAACCGTCGGGCTGCACGAGCAGCGTGAGCGTGACGGGCGGCACGTCGAGCCGGGCGGTCTTGCCCGCGTAGGGGATCAGGCGGTCGCGCGCCCACGATTCGCGCGCGAGCAGGTGATTGACAGCAGCAGCAAAAGGCTTGGCGGCAAAGGTCATCGGGCTGGGAAAGAAAAACCCGCGCAGGCCGGGCGCCTACGCGGGTTTCTATTGTAACGTCGGATCGTCGGCAGACCGCGGCCAACCGCACACCCGGGCGGCAAGCGGTCGCAGTGCGACGACCGTCGCCCGGGCAGCCGGCAAGCCGGCCGCCGGTCACGCTCAGTGCGTGTTGATCTGCTGGATACCCGCGAGCAGCCAGCCCTGGCTGCCCGACTTCGACAGGTTCCACACCTCGTCGAGCGGCGCGGCCGGCGCGTTCGCCGATTCGCGGATCAGCCCGTGGAAGCGCACGCTCGCCGACTGCTCGATGCCGCGATCCTCGATCGCGACCAGCTCCGCGTCGAGCTGCACGACATCGGTCTGGTTCGCTTCGTTGCCGCGCGAATCGAGATCGATCTTGATCTCGGCGAACATTTCCGGCGTCGTGAACTCGCGGATGTCGGCCAGGTTGCCCTGGTCCCATGCCGCCTGCAGGCGCACGAAGTAGACCTTCGCGCTACGCAGGAACGCTTCGGTGTCGAAGCCGGCCGGCACCTGCAGCGGTGCGGCCGCCATCGCGCCCGCCGCACCGGCAGCCGCCGCGCCGCCGCCGAACACGCCTTGCGCTTCGTTCGCATAGCTGCTGCCGCTGCCCGCATAGTTGTTGCCGGTGCTGCCCTGCTGGAACGACGGGCTTTGCGAGTAGCCACCCGACGACGATGCCGAGCCGCCGACCGAATACGCCGGCTCCTGCGAACGGCGGCGGTTCATGAACTTGCGGACCAGCCAGATGCCGATCATCGCGAGCAGTGCGATCACGATGACGTTCGCCATCATGCTCGCGAACGCGCCGCCCAGGCCGAAGTGCGACAGCAGCGCCGCGATGCCGAGGCCGGCCGCGAGACCGGCGATCGGCCCGAGCCAGCGCGAGCGGTTCGGCTGCGCGGCCGGTGCCGGGGCGGCCGGGTTCGCGCGCTGCGCCTGATTCGGTGCGGCCTGCTGCATCGGCTGCTGCGCGGGCGGCGTGGCCTGGCGCTGCGTGACGGTGGAATTCTGACGGCCGATGCTGCGCCCGCCGCCCATGCGCTTGGCCTCGGCGTCGAGCGATGCGAACGTGCCGGCCGTGAGCAGGCCGACCATCAGCAGCGTGCCGGCCCGTCGAGCCCACGGCTTCGACGGCTTGCTACGGTTGAACAACGAACGCGATTCGGACATCAGTTTCTCCAGATGTAAGGCGAATGTATGGGAAGAACCCCTTAGTACTTGGTTCCTAGGTGTAAAGCTACCACGCCACCTGACAAATTGTAATATTTGACGGCATCGAGGCCCGCTTGTTCCATCATCGTCTTCAGCGTGTCCTGATCGGGGTGCATCCGGATAGATTCAGCAAGATACCGATAACTTTCAGCATCTTTCGCGAACTTGTCGCCAAGCCACGGTAATACTTTGAAAGAATACAGATCGTACGCTTTTTTCAGCGGATCCCAGACTTTCGAGAATTCGAGCACCATCACGCGGCCGCCGGGCTTCGTCACGCGGCGCATCTCGGCGAGCGCGGCGTCCTTGTGCGTCATGTTGCGCAGCCCGAACGCGACCGTGACCACATCGAAGTAGTTGTCCGGAAACGGAATTTTCTCCGCGTCGCACAGCAAGGACGGCGTCACGATGCCCTTGTCGAGCAGCCGGTCGCGGCCGACGCGCAGCATCGATTCGTTGATGTCGGTGTGCCAGACCTCGCCCGTCGGGCCGGCCGCCTTCGCGAACGACTTGGTCAGGTCGCCCGTGCCGGCCGCGATGTCGAGCACCTTGAAGCCGGGGCGCACGTTCGCCTGCGCGATCGTGAACGCCTTCCACGCGCGGTGCATGCCGGCCGACATCAGGTCGTTCATCAGATCGTAGTTGCTCGCGACCGAATGGAACACGCCTGCCACTTTCTTCGCTTTTTCGGTTTCCTCGACGCTTTCGAAGCCGAAGTGGGTTTTACTCATCGCGTTGATCCTCAGTAAATGGCAAGACGGCGCCGAGCGGGCGCCGTCGATATCAGTGGCAGTGGCCGTGCGGCGCGGGTGCCGCCTGCATCGGCGCGTCGCGCTCGACGCCCGCCGCCTTCAGTTTGTCGAAATAGTCGCGCCACAGCGCGTCCTGCTGCGTCGCCAGTTCGTACAGCAGATCCCACGAGTAGATGCCGGTCGAATGGCCGTCGGAGAACGTCGGCTGCAGCGCATAGTTGCCCACGCCCTCGAGCGCGGTGATCGTCACCTCGCGCTTGCCGGTCTGCAGCGTCTCCTGGCCGGGCCCGTGGCCGCGTACCTCGGCCGACGGCGAATAGACGCGCATCAGCTCGAACGGGATCCGGAAGTTCTCTCCGTTCGGGTATTGCAATTCGAGCACGCGCGACACCGCGTGCACGACGACGCCGGACGGAATCGGCGTCGTGGAAGTCAAACCGCTCATGGCTGCCTCGAATCGGTCGTTCGTTGAATTTCCTCGCGCACCGCATTGTGCAGCAGCGAGGCCTGCGCCGCGCGCGAGCGCAGCAGCGCCTCGGACACGCTGCGCTGGCGCGGCGCCCACACGGGCTGCGGGAAATGGGCGTCGTTCGAGAAGCGCGGGATCACGTGCCAGTGCACGTGCGGCACCATGTTGCCGAGGCTCGCGAGATTCACCTTGTTCGGCTGCATCACGCGGCGCACGGCGCGCTCCACCGCGTAGACGATGCGCATCAGATGTGCCCGCTCGGGCTCGCCGAGATCGGAGAACTCGGCCACGTGCGCGCCCCAGATCACCCGGCAGAAGCCCGGGTAGTCGTGCTCGCCCGCCGCAAGGACGACGCGCAGCATGTCGTCCTGCCAGAGCACCTCGCCGCCGTCTTCACGGCAAAACACGCATTCCATCGTCGCTCCCATGTGGACGGGCGCCGGCGCTCATGCGCCAGCGCCCGCTCATCCCAAGCCCGGCCGGGCGGTCGTCATGCCCGCATTAGACCAGCACGCGCTCGATCCCGCCATTGTTCGCGTGTGCGACATAGTCGGCCATCCAGTTCTCGCCGAGCACCTGGCGCGCGATTTCGACCACGATGTAGTCGGCCTCGATGTTCGCGTCCTCGTTGTAGCGCGACAGGCCCTGCAGGCACGACGGGCAGCTCGTCAGGATCTTCACGTCCGGGCCGTTCGCGGCCGCGGCCGGCGCCGGCGCGTTGCCGGCCACGACCGGGATGCTGCGCAGCTTCGCGGCACCCTTGCGGATTTCCTCTTCCTTGCGGAAGCGGACCTGCGTGGAGATGTCCGGACGCGTGACCGCGAGCGTGCCCGATTCGCCGCAGCAGCGATCGTTCTTCTCGATCTTGTAGCCGTCCTTCTCCGCGCCCATCAGCTCGTTGACGAGCTTGACCGGATCCATCGTCTTGATCGGCGTATGGCACGGGTCGTGATACATGTAGCGCGTGCCCGTCACGCCGTCGAGCTTCATCCCCTTCTCGAGCAGGAACTCGTGGATGTCGATGATCCGGCAGCCCGGGAAGATCTTGTCGAATTCGTAGCCTGCAAGCTGGTCGTAGCAGGTGCCGCACGACACGACCACCGTCTTGATGTCGAGGTAGTTCAGCGTGTTGGCGACCCGGTGGAACAGCACGCGGTTGTCGGTGACGATCTTCTCGGCCTTGTCGTACTGGCCCGAGCCGCGCTGCGGATAGCCGCAGCACAGGTAGCCCGGCGGCAGCACCGTCTGCACGCCCGCTTCCCACAGCATCGCCTGCGTCGCGAGGCCGACCTGCGAGAACAGGCGCTCGGAGCCGCAGCCCGGGAAGTAGAACACCGCTTCCGAATCGACCGTCGTCGACTTCGGGTTGCGGATGATCGGCACGATCTTGTTGTCCTCGATGTCGAGCAGCGCGCGCGCCGTCTTCTTCGGCAGGTTGCCCGGCATCTTCTTGTTGACGAAGTGGATCACCTGCTCGACCACGGGCGGCTTGCCGACCGTCGCCGGCGGATGCTGCGTCTGCTTCGTCACGACCTTCTTCAGCATGTCGTTCGCGAAGCGCTGCACCTTGTAGCCGACGCCCATCATCGCGCCGCGCGCGAGGTTGATCGTCTGCGGATTGGTCGCGTTCAGGAAGAACATGCCCGCCGCATTGCCGGCGTTGAATTTCTTCTTGCCCATCTTGCGCAACAGGTTGCGCATGTTCATCGTGACGTCGCCGAAATCGATCTTCACCGGGCACGGCGTCGCGCACTTGTGGCACACCGTGCAGTGGTCGGCCACGTCGTTGAACTCGTCCCAGTGCTTGATCGACACGCCGCGGCGCGTCTGTTCCTCATACAGGAACGCCTCGACCAGCAACGAGGTCGCGAGGATCTTGTTGCGCGGGCTGTACAGCAGGTTCGCGCGCGGCACGTGGGTCGCGCACACCGGCTTGCACTTGCCGCAGCGCAGGCAGTCCTTCACCGAATCGGCGATCGCGCCGATGTCGGACTGCTGCATGATCAGCGACTCGTAGCCCATCAGCCCGAAGCTCGGCGTGTACGCGTTGCGCAGGTCGGCGCCGTCGAGCAGCTTGCCCTTGTTGAAGCGGCCGTGCGGGTCGACGCGCTGCTTGTACGCGCGGAATTCGGCGATCTCGTCGTCGGTCAGGAACTCGAGCTTCGTGATGCCGATCCCGTGCTCGCCGGAGATCACGCCGTCGAGCGAGCGCGCGAGCTTCATGATGCGTGCGACCGACGCGTGCGCGTCCTGCAGCATCTCGTAGTTGTCGGAGTTGACCGGGATGTTGGTGTGGACGTTGCCGTCGCCCGCGTGCATGTGCAGCGCGACGAACACGCGGCCGCGCAGCACGCGCTTGTGGATCGCCTGCGCTTCGTCGAGGATCTGCTTGAACGCGCCGCCGTTGAAGATCGCGCGCAGCTCCGCGCGGATCTCCTGCTTCCACGAGATGCGGACCGTGCGGTCCTGCGTGATGTGGAACACGGTCGCGCCCGGTTGGTCGTCAGCACGATCGGCGAACTTCTCGGCAAGGGCCTCGTAGCCGAGCTGCACGAGGTAGTGCTGCGCCTCGCGCAGCGGCTGGTCGAGCCGGTCGCGCACGAATTCCCAGCGGGCACGCACGCGCTTGAGCAGCTCCAGCGCCTGCTGCACGCGATCCTCGAGCAACTCGGCGCTCGGGATCTCGTTCGCGTCGTCGGTCTTGCCGAGCGGCAGGTTGCCGGCGCGGAAGAACGCCTCGAGCGCGTCGACCAGCTGCAGCTTGTTCTTCAGCGACAGCTCGATGTTGATCCGCTCGATGCCGTCGGTGTACTCACCCATCCGGTTCAGCGGGATGACGACGTCCTCGTTGATCTTGAACGCGTTCGTGTGCTTCGCGATCGCGGCCGTGCGGCTGCGGTCGAGCCAGAAGCGCTTGCGCGCCTCCGCGCTGACCG from Burkholderia ambifaria AMMD includes:
- the aspS gene encoding aspartate--tRNA ligase gives rise to the protein MSMRTEYCGLVTEHLLGQTVSLCGWVQRRRDHGGVIFIDLRDREGLVQVVCDPDRAEMFATAEGVRNEFCVQIKGLVRNRPEGTVNAGLKSGKIEVLCHELNVLNASVTPPFQLDDDNLSETTRLTHRVLDLRRPQMQHNLRLRYRVAIEARKYLDEQGFIDIETPMLTKSTPEGARDYLVPSRVNAGQFFALPQSPQLFKQLLMVANFDRYYQITKCFRDEDLRADRQPEFTQIDCETSFLGEQEIRDLFEDMIRHIFKTTIDVELDATFPVMPYSEAMARFGSDKPDLRVQLEFTELTDAMKDVDFKVFSTPANAKDGRVAALRVPKGGELSRGDIDGYTEFVRIYGAKGLAWIKVNEKAKGRDGLQSPIVKNLHDASIAAILERTGAEDGDIIFFAADRAKVVNDSLGALRLKIGHSEFGKANGLVQAGWKPLWVVDFPMFEYDDEDARYVAAHHPFTSPKDEHLEYLETDPGRCLAKAYDMVLNGWEIGGGSVRIHREEVQSKVFRALKIGAEEAQLKFGFLLDALQYGAPPHGGIAFGLDRIVTMMAGADSIRDVIAFPKTQRAQDLLTQAPSPVDERQLRELHIRLRQPEQPKA
- a CDS encoding DUF502 domain-containing protein translates to MMKKTTLKSVFLTGLLVLVPLAITLWVLGLIIGTMDQTLLLLPESWQPERALGFRLPGLGAVLTLAFIFVVGLATQNFIGQKLVTWWNAVVRHIPVVGPIYTSVKQVSDTLLSSSGNAFRKALLIEYPRRGSYTIAFLTGAPGGDVVNHLTEEYVSVYVPTTPNPTSGFFLMLPKSEVIELDMSVDAALKYIVSMGVVAPSAPAPVPARRPVEPPL
- a CDS encoding FmdB family zinc ribbon protein, coding for MPIYAYRCEACGFAKDMLQKMSDAPLSQCPECGKDAFRKQVTAAGFQLKGSGWYVTDFRGGSGGTSAPATATGEAGAAAPATAAPAAAATSSESTTTSAAPAPAAAPAAGS
- a CDS encoding SAM-dependent methyltransferase, encoding MSEPKQPSTPGAADFATRDPGDASFWDERFARGVTPWEFGGVPEGFRAFAQRLGPCAVLIPGCGSAQEAGWLAQAGWPVRAIDFAAQAVAAAKAQLGAHADVVEQADFFMYRPPFDVQWVYERAFLCALPPSLRAGYAARMAELLPAGALLAGYFFVTKKPKGPPFGIERAELDALLAPHFELIDDLPVTDSLAVFEGHERWLTWRRR
- the ubiB gene encoding ubiquinone biosynthesis regulatory protein kinase UbiB, with the protein product MRIFRFIKIVYTVIRFGLDEVMLSRIDDRRVKLLLRITTIGRRYSDPPAVRLRHALESLGPIFVKFGQVLSTRRDLLSVDFANELAKLQDQVPPFDSAVAIAIIEKSLGAPVDELFDEFEREPIASASIAQVHFGKLKQGVHAGKAVAVKVLRPNMLPVIDSDLALMRDIATWTERMWADGRRLKPREVVAEFDKYLHDELDLMREAANGSQLRRNFAGLDLLLVPEMFWDFSTSQVLVMERMTGVPISQVETLRTAGVDIKKLAREGVEIFFTQVFRDGFFHADMHPGNIQVSLDPKTFGRYIALDFGIVGALSDFDKNYLAQNFLAFFKRDYHRVATLHLESGWVPPETRVEELESAIRAVCEPYFDRALKDISLGQVLMRLFSTSRRFNVEIQPQLVLLQKTMLNVEGLGRSLDPELDLWKTAKPYLERWMTEQIGLRGWYERFKVEAPQWSKTLPQLPRLIHHAMAARHDAPRAASEDLMRQVLIEQKRTNRLLQALLIFGLAVGVGALVARVLLALAYGA
- a CDS encoding ubiquinone biosynthesis accessory factor UbiJ; this translates as MTFAAKPFAAAVNHLLARESWARDRLIPYAGKTARLDVPPVTLTLLVQPDGYLSAVDAHDAQHVDVSIALAGDAVAAFLQGGQPAVMKHVKIEGDAEFATQIAKLAEHLRWEPEEDLAKLVGDAAAHRIATVVRDAGARARRTGRNVLDSVAEYWLDENPQVVRRTVLGGFDAELARARDALARVEKRIERLEQKIGARTGSGPRGAH
- a CDS encoding Tim44 domain-containing protein → MSESRSLFNRSKPSKPWARRAGTLLMVGLLTAGTFASLDAEAKRMGGGRSIGRQNSTVTQRQATPPAQQPMQQAAPNQAQRANPAAPAPAAQPNRSRWLGPIAGLAAGLGIAALLSHFGLGGAFASMMANVIVIALLAMIGIWLVRKFMNRRRSQEPAYSVGGSASSSGGYSQSPSFQQGSTGNNYAGSGSSYANEAQGVFGGGAAAAGAAGAMAAAPLQVPAGFDTEAFLRSAKVYFVRLQAAWDQGNLADIREFTTPEMFAEIKIDLDSRGNEANQTDVVQLDAELVAIEDRGIEQSASVRFHGLIRESANAPAAPLDEVWNLSKSGSQGWLLAGIQQINTH
- the ubiE gene encoding bifunctional demethylmenaquinone methyltransferase/2-methoxy-6-polyprenyl-1,4-benzoquinol methylase UbiE produces the protein MSKTHFGFESVEETEKAKKVAGVFHSVASNYDLMNDLMSAGMHRAWKAFTIAQANVRPGFKVLDIAAGTGDLTKSFAKAAGPTGEVWHTDINESMLRVGRDRLLDKGIVTPSLLCDAEKIPFPDNYFDVVTVAFGLRNMTHKDAALAEMRRVTKPGGRVMVLEFSKVWDPLKKAYDLYSFKVLPWLGDKFAKDAESYRYLAESIRMHPDQDTLKTMMEQAGLDAVKYYNLSGGVVALHLGTKY
- a CDS encoding gamma-butyrobetaine hydroxylase-like domain-containing protein, whose product is MSGLTSTTPIPSGVVVHAVSRVLELQYPNGENFRIPFELMRVYSPSAEVRGHGPGQETLQTGKREVTITALEGVGNYALQPTFSDGHSTGIYSWDLLYELATQQDALWRDYFDKLKAAGVERDAPMQAAPAPHGHCH
- a CDS encoding HIT family protein, coding for MECVFCREDGGEVLWQDDMLRVVLAAGEHDYPGFCRVIWGAHVAEFSDLGEPERAHLMRIVYAVERAVRRVMQPNKVNLASLGNMVPHVHWHVIPRFSNDAHFPQPVWAPRQRSVSEALLRSRAAQASLLHNAVREEIQRTTDSRQP
- a CDS encoding DUF3683 domain-containing protein, which gives rise to MNAPQVFDPHGAAAAVAADPAPRLREIPYNYTSFSDREIVIRLLGADAWSVLDELRAERRTGRSARMLYEVLGDIWVVRRNPYLQDDLLDNPKRRALLIEALNHRLTEIGKRRRADLTAHHDDAGRERAERVEMLEAAAQRAVDEFADEFDKMADLRRRATKALGRCTQKDNIRFDGLSRVSHVTDATDWRVEYPFVVLTPDTEAEIAALIKACFELGLTVIPRGGGTGYTGGAVPLTPFSAVINTEKLEQLGAVELTELPGVAHKVPTIFSGAGVVTRRVTEAAEAAGYVFAVDPTSLDASCIGGNVAMNAGGKKAVLWGTALDNLAWWRMVDPEGNWLEVTRHEHNQGKIHDIAVARFELKWFDGAYAPGEKLLKTEMLEIEGRRFRKEGLGKDVTDKFLAGLPGVQKEGCDGLITSARWVLHKMPAHTRTVCLEFFGQAREAIPSIVEIKDYLFETSKQGGAILAGLEHLDERYLRAVGYATKSKRNAFPKMVLIGDIVGDDADAVAQATSEVIRMANGKSGEGFVAVSAEARKRFWLDRSRTAAIAKHTNAFKINEDVVIPLNRMGEYTDGIERINIELSLKNKLQLVDALEAFFRAGNLPLGKTDDANEIPSAELLEDRVQQALELLKRVRARWEFVRDRLDQPLREAQHYLVQLGYEALAEKFADRADDQPGATVFHITQDRTVRISWKQEIRAELRAIFNGGAFKQILDEAQAIHKRVLRGRVFVALHMHAGDGNVHTNIPVNSDNYEMLQDAHASVARIMKLARSLDGVISGEHGIGITKLEFLTDDEIAEFRAYKQRVDPHGRFNKGKLLDGADLRNAYTPSFGLMGYESLIMQQSDIGAIADSVKDCLRCGKCKPVCATHVPRANLLYSPRNKILATSLLVEAFLYEEQTRRGVSIKHWDEFNDVADHCTVCHKCATPCPVKIDFGDVTMNMRNLLRKMGKKKFNAGNAAGMFFLNATNPQTINLARGAMMGVGYKVQRFANDMLKKVVTKQTQHPPATVGKPPVVEQVIHFVNKKMPGNLPKKTARALLDIEDNKIVPIIRNPKSTTVDSEAVFYFPGCGSERLFSQVGLATQAMLWEAGVQTVLPPGYLCCGYPQRGSGQYDKAEKIVTDNRVLFHRVANTLNYLDIKTVVVSCGTCYDQLAGYEFDKIFPGCRIIDIHEFLLEKGMKLDGVTGTRYMYHDPCHTPIKTMDPVKLVNELMGAEKDGYKIEKNDRCCGESGTLAVTRPDISTQVRFRKEEEIRKGAAKLRSIPVVAGNAPAPAAAANGPDVKILTSCPSCLQGLSRYNEDANIEADYIVVEIARQVLGENWMADYVAHANNGGIERVLV